From the genome of Monomorium pharaonis isolate MP-MQ-018 chromosome 2, ASM1337386v2, whole genome shotgun sequence, one region includes:
- the LOC105839996 gene encoding dual oxidase maturation factor 1: MRGWFDAFRSDGGPTLYSYSNRTPVTGDVPLVIVFVIFGTLFTAFLVIFPGVRKERLTTFLTVTLSLFVGATIQVAQYGSSWHTSSATIVSSYSAFSRHKATADIGGYIGLMHINITYRLLPDNEQTNGDVEYNERFWWRSSGEMTSAFKQALYQGAPFPIVSLAEYFSLHQEGFSWGSRYREAGYYASIMLWTSFASWLMMNLLLMVVPRYGAYGMIFTGLCMLLTNLIYTALLPCEPLIAHIEGSILSFNLGWNYWLVLSAGAACLFAGLVITAIDMIFPHQFSTILEVDYDTPYDRHVIIEESFDTRNVRRKVPKIEDSFGDRIMSQLSSKLQNRHGKDDTEGVINQGYTHELSEFSQEISDEPSKSNWSYPFPPATRRTVNG, translated from the exons ATGAGGGGATGGTTCGACGCCTTCCGCAGCGACGGCGGCCCGACGCTCTACAGCTACAGCAACCGCACTCCCGTCACCGGTGACGTCCCCCTGGTCATCGTATTCGTGATTTTCGGCACCCTGTTTACGGCGTTTCTAGTCATATTCCCAGGCGTTAGGAAAGAG CGGTTAACCACATTTCTCACGGTTACCCTGAGCCTCTTCGTGGGTGCGACGATTCAAG TGGCGCAATACGGCTCATCCTGGCACACGAGCTCCGCTACCATTGTCAGCTCTTACAGCGCTTTCTCCAGGCATAAGGCAACGGCCGACATCGGCGGCTACATCGGTTTGATGCACATCAACATTACGTATAGGT TATTACCAGATAACGAGCAAACGAACGGCGACGTTGAGTACAATGAACGGTTCTGGTGGCGAAGTTCCGGCGAGATGACCAGCGCCTTCAAGCAGGCCCTTTATCAGGGCGCGCCGTTTCCCATTGTCTCCCTGGCGGAGTACTTCAGCCTTCACCAGGAGGGCTTTTCCTGGGGCTCACGGTACCGCGAAGCTGGATACTACGCCTCGATAATGCTATG GACCTCCTTTGCTTCATGGTTAATGATGAATTTGTTGCTCATGGTGGTACCGCGATACGGAGCGTACGGTATGATCTTCACGGGTCTGTGTATGCTGCTAACAAATCTAATCTACACGGCACTCTTACCGTGCGAGCCTCTGATAGCTCACATCGAAGGCTCGATCCTCTCCTTTAATCTCGGCTGGAATTACTGGTTGGTGCTATCAGCCG GTGCCGCGTGTCTCTTCGCGGGACTTGTAATAACAGCCATCGACATGATCTTCCCTCATCAATTCTCGACCATACTCGAGGTCGACTATGACACACCGTATGACAGACATGTCATTATAGAGGAGAGTTTCGATACGCGCAACGTTAGGCGAAAAGTTCCCAAGATCGAAGATTCATTCGGTGATCGAATAATGAG TCAACTGTCGTCCAAACTTCAGAACAGACACGGCAAAGACGACACCGAGGGGGTCATTAATCAGGGCTATACACACGAGCTGTCCGAATTCTCGCAAGAAATCAGTGATGAGCCCAGCAAGAGCAATTGGTCGTATCCATTCCCGCCAGCCACGCGCAGAACTGTTAATGGTTAA
- the LOC105839998 gene encoding uncharacterized protein LOC105839998 encodes MSGIEDSQDASEQDDTIQDETTETAEVSHEVVGTIEKSNSSDSLSEKSSTKGSEAEGEEIKKEGEEIKEKEQEEVKEAEARETLNHEEEETQREETSASVELATVTRSASSDDGVPVSGVATRQAELPGVGVPLATTVDDGDGSPQRRASGGASAAVGEWNSLPVLVERLREALELSLAAGCRRGGGDEPTATSHAAPGVGTDGIGDRSCARRCMEQALLGIDHGCDHNVPVSRKDELKFLEDLLLSDIQTALSRLRETLERTDVATLAKHGGVSDPTSKLHLLRLVSSLLSRLQVPVEEREPVSNESDKTVDVTTQGGGGGGGAPLGRRKRPVRHTIGVSAEEIARARRQLEENSTDLARLNDQVFPVERPEPLLPATRNAASDERPHVEEIHDKYTKDVINQRQSLRDKNKDTSVYRPLVPPQIDYVDRPTVASRTVDESNAYQIRQRDGIDSHQEKVTDDEEKETAIKRPSEEQSQVAKLAVALRQRAELISASKYNNGSNKFAAKKSKIKRANTIDIPSYLKLQSDSLGYNPGCAVLRRPINVGDKVTANAANLVVPSFQPKTENDKKFLALINRNNETKQVYNAAPAFVKSSGYTKATDMAQPNENWNSRFSNIKTAFDKSSSATNDIDKLSPRLQNVAKRFLDTPPASPQIPVNKKTSTGVNAAHNIPFVNANANANVSQPDPGFRHAPSSLFRKIEKPHTPKSPSSHWQKDNAPSSGNSLREKAKMFDRDSNKSQPFNVNENNQKSAFPRPPWIEHDRNEGKSNKMVTENGRLDYRQFCKQFAPFIGKNVAPEAKSITDSRKRNENSNAHRKNSTPLNEKIGVIDGKISFRMFPEKGPPEQYRLSESRRTGPVRDKFGLHKEKNIFEPLITVRNDKDSFGTSFAGNASIDAMLKGSSSVAVQTGINDDCHPEEARVFQVTPRVAKKPSSYNNVSVQTHNEPNVEVKEQWTPPQYNNIVPISDLNHHPSEDLSHFVLDHNRNYHPVTADVALRNEALPLANKNACDLVEKDTVCVPYLTEEVPFQAISSHQSPEPVFQTSPRCENYFSPKSMIDNRSQTYPTYIPYDKPNKNPFEYQMPSVSHEIGKQDPLRINNGALPEEQNIQNQDISADTGVVTRYTCAIATVASADVPALQVNEARPESGTSPILSPSSLSPSQFWLHPKLTDSETMTAEDEIRRHNMLQQNLIRQLQNERTILNDLHVNQSGNFNQPDNFHQSNFSQPLKSQSPETSRRLEPPKKMEPSRKLEPPTVVTGLLSVVPSGFEAKNRITALREQYEQPRGQSKPIRKERSPISNDASGAMDSSDEYLVSCTNKPSRSIVLSKSESWHQLALSKGHHSSSRAVQGNLPPQSFGNTGSYLPKPPKPKSPSSFKMKKQYEASTDSVKKMEDKIRRYFDNSANDSVAESKDIKGRRFSSRDSVKKGLVSLSRSRTMPGICDEGLHLTIPTESQIPVMNLNSADVDKVFDDIFEEATKTDNLRF; translated from the exons ATGTCGGGAATAGAAG ATTCGCAGGACGCGTCGGAACAGGATGACACCATTCAAGATGAGACCACGGAAACAGCCGAAGTCAGCCATGAGGTAGTGGGCACGATAGAGAAATCGAACAGCTCGGACAGCTTGTCGGAAAAATCGTCTACGAAGGGATCGGAAGCGGAGGGAGAGGAAATTAAGAAGGAAGGAGAAGAAATAAAGGAGAAGGAACAAGAAGAAGTTAAGGAGGCAGAAGCGAGAGAGACGCTGAATCACGAAGAGGAAGAGACGCAAAGGGAAGAAACGTCGGCCTCCGTTG AGCTGGCGACCGTCACGAGAAGCGCGTCGTCGGACGACGGCGTGCCAGTGTCGGGGGTAGCCACGAGGCAGGCAGAATTACCAGGTGTAGGGGTGCCATTGGCAACCACCGTCGACGACGGAGACGGATCACCGCAGCGTCGCGCCAGCGGCGGTGCCAGCGCGGCAGTCGGTGAGTGGAATTCATTGCCGGTACTGGTAGAACGTCTGCGCGAGGCGCTTGAGCTGTCTCTGGCAGCGGGTTGCCGGCGAGGCGGTGGCGACGAGCCGACGGCGACGTCGCACGCCGCGCCCGGCGTCGGGACCGACGGGATCGGCGACCGATCCTGCGCGCGCCGTTGTATGGAACAGGCGTTGCTCGGCATCGACCACGGTTGCGACCACAACGTGCCCGTATCGAGGAAGGACGAGCTCAAGTTCCTAGAGGATCTGCTACTGTCGGACATCCAGACCGCGCTCTCCCGTTTGCGCGAGACGCTCGAGCGCACGGACGTCGCGACGCTCGCGAAACACGGCGGGGTGTCGGATCCTACGAGCAAGCTACATCTTCTGCGGCTAGTGTCGAGCCTGCTGTCGCGGCTGCAGGTGCCGGTGGAGGAGAGAGAACCGGTTAGCAACGAGAGCGACAAGACGGTCGACGTCACAACAcagggcggcggcggcggcggcggtgcacCGCTCGGACGAAGAAAGCGCCCCGTCAGGCACACCATCGGCGTCTCCGCCGAGGAAATCGCACGCGCGAGAAGACAATTGGAGGAGAACAGCACGGACTTGGCGAGATTGAACGACCAGGTGTTCCCGGTTGAGCGACCCGAACCCCTGTTGCCTGCGACGCGTAATGCAGCAAGCGACGAGAGGCCGCACGTAGAGGAGATCCACGATAAATATACGAAGGACGTGATCAATCAACGTCAATCGTTACGCGATAAGAATAAGGACACCAGTGTGTATCGGCCGCTGGTCCCGCCGCAAATCGATTACGTGGATCGGCCGACGGTCGCATCTAGAACTGTAGATGAATCGAATGCATATCAAATTCGACAACGGGACGGCATCGATAGTCACCAGGAGAAGGTGACCGACGACGAGGAAAAGGAAACTGCAATCAAGAGGCCGAGCGAGGAGCAGAGTCAGGTGGCGAAACTCGCGGTAGCGCTTCGGCAACGCGCGGAGCTGATAAGCGCCAGCAAGTACAACAACGGCAGCAACAAGTTCGCGGCAAAAAAGTCCAAGATCAAGCGTGCCAACACCATCGACATACCGAGCTACCTGAAGCTACAGTCGGACAGTCTCGGTTACAATCCCGGTTGCGCAGTGCTACGACGTCCCATAAACGTAGGCGATAAGGTAACGGCGAACGCAGCCAATCTCGTCGTGCCGTCGTTCCAACCCAAGACGGAGAATGATAAGAAGTTTCTGGCGCTGATCAATCGGAATAACGAAACGAAGCAGGTGTACAACGCCGCGCCCGCCTTTGTCAAATCGTCCGGCTACACCAAGGCGACGGACATGGCGCAGCCAAATGAGAACTGGAACAGCCGGTTTTCGAACATCAAGACTGCCTTCGATAAGTCCTCGTCCGCAACAAACGATATCGACAAGTTGTCACCGAGGCTGCAAAACGTCGCGAAGCGCTTCCTGGATACGCCACCAGCGTCTCCTCAGATTCCGGTGAACAAGAAGACGTCAACAGGTGTTAACGCGGCACACAATATCCCGTTTGTAAATGCAAACGCAAACGCAAATGTGTCCCAACCGGATCCGGGTTTCAGGCACGCACCTTCGTCATTGTTTCGAAAGATCGAGAAGCCGCATACACCAAAGTCCCCGTCTAGCCATTGGCAGAAGGATAACGCACCATCATCTGGAAATTCCTTACGCGAGAAAGCTAAAATGTTCGACCGAGATAGCAATAAATCCCAACCGTTCAATGTGAACGAAAACAATCAGAAATCTGCTTTTCCCCGACCACCGTGGATCGAGCACGATAGAAACGAAGGCAAATCAAACAAGATGGTCACCGAGAACGGACGGCTCGATTACCGGCAGTTTTGTAAGCAGTTTGCACCTTTTATTGGTAAAAACGTCGCTCCGGAAGCCAAGAGTATCACGGATTCTCGCAAGCGTAACGAAAACTCAAACGCTCATCGCAAGAACTCAACGCCATTGAACGAAAAGATTGGCGTGATAGACGGGAAGATTTCCTTTAGGATGTTCCCCGAGAAAGGACCACCAGAACAGTATCGTCTGAGTGAGTCGCGTCGCACGGGACCTGTTCGAGATAAATTTGGTCTCCATAAGGAGAAGAATATTTTCGAACCTCTAATCACGGTGCGTAATGATAAAGATTCGTTTGGAACTTCATTCGCGGGAAACGCATCGATCGATGCGATGCTCAAAGGTAGCTCGTCCGTGGCTGTACAGACTGGTATCAATGACGACTGTCATCCTGAAGAAGCACGAGTGTTTCAAGTGACTCCTAGAGTCGCAAAAAAGCCGTCTTCATACAATAATGTGTCCGTTCAAACCCACAATGAGCCGAACGTAGAAGTCAAAGAACAATGGACACCTCCTCAATATAACAACATCGTTCCGATATCAGATTTGAATCATCATCCCTCCGAAGATCTGAGCCATTTCGTTCTGGATCACAATCGAAATTATCATCCCGTAACAGCCGATGTCGCTTTGAGAAATGAAGCTTTGCCCTTAGCAAACAAGAATGCATGCGATCTTGTCGAGAAGGACACTGTTTGCGTACCGTATTTGACGGAAGAGGTTCCTTTCCAAGCGATTTCCAGCCATCAGTCACCGGAACCAGTCTTCCAAACGAGTCCGCGatgtgaaaattatttctcgcCTAAATCAATGATTGATAATCGATCGCAAACGTATCCAACTTATATCCCGTACGATAAACCTAATAAAAATCCGTTCGAATATCAGATGCCAAGCGTCTCTCATGAAATTGGCAAGCAAGATCCTTTACGTATAAACAACGGTGCCTTGCCAGAGGAACAGAATATCCAAAATCAGGACATCAGCGCGGACACCGGCGTCGTTACACGATACACTTGTGCGATCGCAACTGTCGCATCTGCGGACGTTCCAGCGCTGCAAGTAAACGAAGCCAGACCAGAATCTGGAACATCGCCAATTTTATCACCCTCCTCTTTATCACCCTCACAGTTCTGGCTACATCCCAAATTGACTGATAGCGAGACAATGACAGCCGAGGATGAAATACGTCGACACAACATGCTACAGCAAAATTTGATTCGTCAGCTGCAGAATGAACGAACAATTCTGAATGATCTTCATGTCAATCAGTCTGGTAACTTTAATCAGCCTGACAATTTTCATCAATCTAATTTTAGTCAACCTTTAAAATCCCAATCGCCCGAA ACATCGAGGAGACTGGAGCCACCAAAGAAAATGGAACCATCGAGAAAGTTAGAGCCACCAACGGTCGTTACTGGTTTGCTGTCAGTAGTACCTTCCGGATTCGAAGCGAAGAATCGGATCACTGCTCTCAGAGAACAGTACGAACAACCGAGAGGCCAATCGAAACCCATTCGCAAGGAACGCTCGCCAATCTCGAACGACGCAAGCGGCGCGATGGATTCCAGCGATGAGTATCTTGTATCCTGCACCAACAAACCATCCAGATCTATCGTCTTGTCGAAGTCCGAGTCATGGCATCAGTTGGCACTCTCGAAGGGCCATCATAGTTCGTCACGTGCGGTACAAGGTAACTTACCGCCGCAATCTTTTGGTAACACCGGGTCTTATCTTCCGAAACCGCCCAAGCCAAAATCACCATCATCATTCAAAATGAAGAAACAGTACGAGGCGTCCACGGATAGTGTAAAAAAGATGGAGGATAAGATACGCAGATACTTTGACAATTCGGCAAACGACAGCGTCGCGGAGTCGAAGGATATTAAAGGTAGACGTTTCTCATCGCGCGACTCAGTGAAAAAGGGTCTTGTCAGTCTATCTAGGAGTCGCACTATGCCGGGGATATGCGACGAAGGTCTGCACCTGACGATCCCGACGGAGTCACAGATTCCTGTAATGAACCTTAATAGTGCCGATGTGGATAAGGTGTTTGATGACATCTTCGAGGAGGCCACCAAAACCGATAATCTTCGtttttga